A single Desulfovibrio porci DNA region contains:
- the ppk1 gene encoding polyphosphate kinase 1, protein MPEDAVATGSVEADQDQADCCVAAVEDLNCPDLYLNRELSWLKFNARVLEQALDQRFPLLEQLKFLAIFHNNLDEFFMVRVAGIVQQHKNGLPCGTPDQIRPARQLAEIRKQVLALQSTAYKHWKNLSRQLAQKGVRFRRYNQLTEKQHKFLDDFFHSEVYPVLTPQAIDPAHPFPTISNLSINFIVQLQCPDNTIRFARLRCPSNVSRFVFVPRTKAAKDYVCLGLSSNLRDTDVILLEDLIRQYLETLFYGNKILACGLFRITRNTDLELAEEEADDLLEAIKDLVDQRRFGDVVRLEFASGVNRMLVDFLARHLEVRPFQIYKIRGPLAFSQMLPFYDVDRPGLKLPPQHPRQPDICGEESMFPAIRVKDKLLYHPYDSFCAVLEFIRKASEDPDVMAIKQTLYRVGGNSPIVDALMEARRRGKQVTAVVELKARFDEERNITWAEELEDAGVNVVYGLKGMKIHAKLCLVVRREGHGLASYAHIGTGNYNPSTARIYTDMGLLTANPQICADITDLFNYMTGYAVHEHYQRLLVSPVNMRQGLLSRIKREIAHQREHANGRIIIKCNHLVDESMIRALYRASQAGVRIELQVRGICCLRPGLPGVSDNIEVTSVVGRFLEHPRIYWFFNNGAEELYMGSADMMPRNLNRRVEVLTPVPDDDLRDYIRHTILKLHLKDNMQCYKLLENGEYVRLKPGKKDKPVNSQAALIELYSGSPLQC, encoded by the coding sequence ATGCCGGAGGACGCCGTTGCAACCGGGTCCGTTGAGGCTGACCAGGATCAGGCGGATTGTTGTGTCGCGGCTGTTGAAGACCTGAACTGCCCCGACCTGTACCTGAACCGCGAGCTGAGCTGGCTGAAATTCAATGCCAGAGTTCTTGAACAGGCTCTGGACCAGCGCTTTCCCCTGTTGGAACAGTTGAAATTTCTGGCCATCTTCCACAACAATCTGGATGAATTCTTCATGGTCCGGGTGGCCGGCATCGTGCAGCAGCACAAAAACGGCCTTCCCTGCGGCACGCCGGACCAGATCCGACCGGCACGCCAGCTGGCGGAAATCCGCAAACAGGTTCTGGCCCTGCAGAGTACGGCCTACAAACACTGGAAAAATCTTTCGCGCCAACTGGCCCAAAAGGGCGTGCGCTTCCGGCGCTACAACCAGTTGACGGAAAAGCAGCACAAATTCCTGGACGACTTCTTTCACAGCGAAGTCTACCCGGTGCTCACGCCCCAGGCCATTGACCCGGCCCACCCCTTTCCCACCATTTCAAACCTGAGCATCAACTTCATCGTCCAGCTCCAGTGCCCGGACAATACCATTCGCTTCGCCCGGCTGCGCTGCCCCAGCAATGTATCGCGCTTCGTTTTCGTGCCGCGCACCAAGGCGGCCAAGGATTACGTCTGCCTCGGCCTGTCCAGCAATTTGCGCGACACGGACGTGATCCTGCTGGAAGATCTGATCCGCCAGTATCTGGAAACCCTGTTTTACGGCAACAAGATTCTGGCGTGCGGTCTGTTCCGGATAACCCGCAATACGGATCTGGAACTGGCCGAGGAAGAGGCCGACGACCTGCTGGAGGCCATCAAGGATCTGGTGGACCAGCGCCGTTTCGGCGACGTGGTGCGGCTGGAGTTTGCCAGCGGCGTCAACCGCATGCTGGTGGACTTTCTGGCGCGTCATCTGGAGGTGCGGCCTTTCCAGATTTACAAGATCCGGGGGCCGCTGGCCTTTTCCCAGATGTTGCCCTTTTATGACGTGGACAGGCCCGGCCTCAAGCTGCCGCCGCAACACCCTCGCCAGCCCGACATCTGCGGGGAGGAAAGCATGTTTCCGGCCATCCGCGTCAAGGACAAGCTGCTTTACCATCCCTACGACAGTTTCTGCGCCGTGCTGGAATTCATCCGCAAGGCCAGCGAAGACCCGGACGTGATGGCCATCAAGCAGACTCTCTACCGGGTGGGCGGCAATTCGCCCATCGTTGACGCGCTCATGGAGGCCCGGCGGCGCGGCAAGCAGGTCACGGCCGTGGTGGAACTGAAGGCGCGCTTTGACGAGGAACGCAACATCACTTGGGCCGAGGAACTGGAAGACGCGGGCGTCAATGTGGTTTACGGCCTCAAGGGTATGAAAATTCACGCCAAGCTCTGCCTGGTGGTGCGCCGGGAGGGGCACGGGCTGGCCTCCTACGCGCACATCGGCACGGGCAATTACAATCCCTCCACGGCCCGGATTTACACCGATATGGGCCTACTCACGGCCAATCCGCAGATCTGCGCGGACATAACGGATCTTTTCAACTATATGACCGGCTATGCCGTGCATGAGCATTATCAGCGCCTGCTGGTCTCGCCGGTGAATATGCGCCAGGGCCTGCTCTCGCGCATCAAGCGCGAAATCGCCCATCAGCGGGAGCACGCCAACGGCCGGATCATCATCAAATGCAATCATCTGGTGGATGAGAGCATGATCCGCGCGCTCTACCGCGCCTCACAGGCCGGAGTGCGGATTGAGCTGCAGGTGCGCGGCATCTGCTGCCTCAGGCCGGGCCTGCCGGGGGTGAGCGATAATATCGAGGTTACGTCCGTGGTGGGCCGCTTTCTCGAGCATCCGCGCATCTACTGGTTTTTCAACAACGGCGCGGAAGAGCTGTATATGGGCAGCGCCGACATGATGCCGCGCAACCTGAACCGCCGCGTGGAAGTGCTGACGCCTGTGCCGGACGATGATCTGCGCGATTACATTCGTCACACCATCCTGAAACTGCATCTGAAAGACAATATGCAATGCTACAAACTGCTTGAAAACGGCGAATACGTCCGCCTCAAGCCGGGGAAAAAAGATAAGCCCGTCAATTCACAGGCAGCCCTGATAGAACTGTACAGCGGCTCCCCGTTGCAATGTTAA
- a CDS encoding HD domain-containing protein: MKKDNDADKTTAPAAKSAPAAPKKQPSRAKGAAAPETSVATPTTEAEKDGDAAGTPPPVPVEIAYEPSLPDDPVYTGALAHGRQVERLAAALFRELAPLHRLDGVWEARLCAAARLHDIGWVEGRKKHHKTSMRLIETDPALVPDEAERPLVALLARYHRRAWPSRRHRRFAALSKEDRKCVLRLAALLRLADALDYSRQGLVESLSARIGKKKVELCLRSKAPCLEEMRRTGVKGDLFEAEFGKKLCCSCLPQ, from the coding sequence ATGAAAAAAGACAACGACGCAGACAAAACTACGGCCCCGGCGGCCAAATCCGCTCCGGCGGCCCCCAAAAAGCAGCCCTCCCGCGCCAAAGGAGCCGCCGCGCCCGAAACGTCCGTCGCGACGCCAACGACCGAAGCGGAAAAAGACGGGGATGCTGCCGGGACGCCACCGCCCGTGCCGGTGGAAATAGCCTATGAGCCCAGTCTGCCCGACGATCCGGTCTATACCGGGGCACTGGCGCACGGGCGTCAGGTCGAACGCCTCGCCGCGGCGTTGTTCCGTGAACTGGCTCCCCTGCACCGTTTGGACGGAGTGTGGGAGGCGCGCCTTTGTGCCGCCGCCCGCCTGCACGACATCGGCTGGGTGGAGGGCCGGAAAAAACACCACAAAACCAGTATGCGGCTTATTGAAACAGACCCGGCCCTGGTGCCGGACGAAGCGGAGCGCCCCCTGGTGGCCCTGCTGGCCCGCTACCACCGGCGCGCCTGGCCTTCGCGTCGGCACCGGCGCTTTGCCGCGCTGAGCAAAGAGGATCGAAAATGCGTGCTGCGCCTGGCCGCGCTGCTGCGTCTGGCCGACGCGCTGGACTACAGCCGCCAGGGCCTGGTGGAGAGTCTCAGCGCCCGCATCGGCAAAAAAAAGGTTGAGCTGTGCCTGCGGTCCAAGGCTCCCTGCCTGGAGGAAATGCGCCGGACCGGAGTTAAGGGCGATCTTTTTGAGGCCGAGTTCGGCAAAAAGCTGTGCTGCTCATGTCTGCCCCAGTGA
- a CDS encoding Ppx/GppA phosphatase family protein has protein sequence MSAPVKSPADGAAGVQEAGNAGRPGKVVGIFDLGSNSVRLMLVRVGPVNASCTVLNQVKHMVRLGEGVFLRGHLHEEAMQRTIHVLQGMAGMCSAYGATDIVACATAAVRDAENAAAFLKRVREHTDLAFTVISGREEARLIYLGVASGLEYSEESRLFIDIGGGSTELIVGNSHNFSNLDSVKVGCVRLSNQFFSEDDGPVSASRYRQLQDAIRNQLLHAVKRIEGYDLAEAVGSSGTIQNLAAMAAAADGNAAGLGKKAPEARFLAYDRLLPLADRIRACTLEERRALPGINPRRADVIVAGAAIVQTLMEELGVETISVSNRSLQNGILLDYLMRSRPDVFPEGIPTREQSVLQLGRLCRFEERHSRHVADLALMLFDSASRLGLHKGDSRRRELLRYAGLLHDVGIFIAFENHHAHGHYLIRNKELLGFTDEEIDALAATVFFHRKQASPKYEIFARLASAWQEAVRVLSLFLTLAERLDKTHCQLVRAVEFRRKGKRLELHVETAAACPMELREMERSRKLLRKVLGEKVDFCLDQSKIASKLL, from the coding sequence ATGTCTGCCCCAGTGAAGTCCCCGGCGGACGGGGCTGCCGGCGTTCAGGAGGCCGGGAATGCCGGGCGGCCCGGCAAGGTCGTGGGCATCTTTGATCTGGGCAGCAATTCCGTACGTCTGATGCTGGTGCGCGTGGGGCCGGTCAATGCCTCCTGCACGGTGCTCAATCAGGTCAAGCACATGGTCCGTCTGGGCGAGGGCGTTTTTCTGCGCGGCCATCTGCACGAAGAGGCCATGCAGCGCACCATTCACGTGCTTCAGGGCATGGCGGGCATGTGCTCGGCCTACGGCGCCACGGATATCGTGGCCTGCGCCACGGCCGCCGTGCGCGACGCGGAGAACGCCGCGGCCTTCCTGAAGCGGGTGCGGGAGCATACGGACCTGGCTTTCACCGTGATTTCCGGGCGGGAAGAGGCGCGCCTGATCTATCTGGGCGTGGCCAGCGGTCTGGAATATAGCGAGGAATCCCGGCTGTTCATCGACATCGGCGGCGGCAGTACCGAGCTGATTGTGGGCAATTCCCATAATTTTTCCAATCTGGATTCGGTAAAAGTGGGCTGCGTGCGCCTGAGCAATCAGTTTTTCAGCGAAGACGACGGCCCGGTCTCCGCGTCGCGCTACCGCCAGTTGCAGGACGCCATCCGCAATCAATTGCTGCACGCGGTGAAGCGCATTGAGGGCTATGATCTGGCCGAAGCCGTGGGCAGTTCCGGCACCATCCAGAACCTGGCCGCCATGGCCGCGGCCGCTGACGGCAATGCGGCGGGCCTGGGCAAAAAAGCGCCGGAAGCGCGCTTTCTGGCTTACGACAGGCTGTTGCCCCTGGCGGACAGGATCCGGGCCTGTACGCTGGAGGAGCGCCGGGCCCTGCCGGGTATCAATCCCAGACGGGCCGACGTCATTGTGGCCGGAGCGGCCATTGTCCAGACCCTCATGGAAGAATTGGGCGTGGAGACCATCAGCGTCAGCAACCGCAGCCTGCAGAACGGCATTCTGCTGGACTATCTGATGCGGTCCAGGCCGGACGTTTTTCCCGAGGGCATTCCCACGCGGGAGCAGAGCGTGCTGCAACTGGGCCGCCTCTGCCGCTTTGAGGAGCGCCACTCCCGCCATGTGGCCGACCTGGCCCTGATGCTCTTTGACAGCGCCTCCCGCCTGGGCCTGCACAAGGGTGACAGCCGCCGGCGTGAGCTCCTGCGCTACGCGGGCCTGCTGCATGACGTGGGCATTTTCATTGCCTTTGAGAACCACCATGCCCACGGCCATTACCTGATCCGGAACAAGGAACTGCTGGGATTTACGGACGAGGAAATCGACGCGCTGGCGGCCACGGTGTTTTTTCACCGCAAGCAGGCCTCGCCCAAGTATGAAATCTTCGCGCGCCTGGCTTCCGCCTGGCAGGAGGCTGTGCGCGTGCTTTCCCTTTTTCTGACCCTGGCCGAACGCCTGGACAAGACCCATTGCCAATTGGTCCGCGCGGTGGAATTCCGGCGCAAGGGCAAGCGGCTGGAACTTCACGTCGAGACGGCGGCCGCCTGTCCCATGGAGCTGCGCGAAATGGAGCGCAGCCGGAAATTGCTGCGCAAGGTTTTGGGGGAGAAAGTGGATTTTTGTTTGGATCAGAGCAAGATTGCTTCAAAACTGCTCTGA
- a CDS encoding tetratricopeptide repeat protein: MKQIQQNLDLARGDLMDMESLLCSGLTAFFSFSGHALYFPTHNAPEAPQLLPRERRLLLPLVWREKPLGVLMLHGVRAREVRPLLPALPAVAALCLENLARVRAARTDAGTGLATEDALFARMEDEAARVRAHLDDPARPDGRPAPLHRLCMGLVVLRLRNGEDLARQVGFAFGETFLRRVAEACRAALPSDVLAARVGRHELALLLSASGRGACHKLARAALGRMETVSLPGPLTRQPIRPLLCAGHALYPQDMQGPELVLPMFEQARLLMARARLAADVAAQGQTGAGVGGESRIMPFARILQDGGVVLENLPLGRLRVSLGRQTKAREGLRFAVRGADGAARGEIVLLQVREPDAVAEILHLEDAAQIPEPGDSLALLDGLPVLSPPDMESALENAADASAPGEPDALERPGGAPQTAAEPAAPKESPARMPSSAATEERGNRGEHGGLYGHGDFLNLFNREREQCARFTLAIVRLVQRNEAGGNAAREPEHGMRKALELWRALLAPVRAQSAPPEAGEVEAFGGRYGSNSLIFFHPGRAAEDLLPVYAQLCAGLKKYGLEAAAGLAGYPFLQFRKAEMQDCALKALEYALLLPEPKAGVCNSLALNISADRRYSLGDVFGAVEEYKLALLADEANVMAWNSLGVCMAALGRQHEARRHFLEALKQSPDETRAAQICYNLGTVCQNLGERRAAARYYRQCVKIAPDHLFAHIRLGQLCEQGGRRGEARRFYERAAAIEDARPGAPSLARRHLARVAARQRRGGEARELLHEALLRNPNDAAAMLLLAKIYLDGNEDPAMAELLARKSVGLHDRPEAWQTLARALRALNREEEARVADARALLA, from the coding sequence ATGAAGCAAATTCAGCAAAATCTGGATCTCGCGCGCGGCGATCTGATGGATATGGAAAGCCTGCTGTGCAGCGGCCTGACCGCCTTTTTTTCGTTCAGCGGGCATGCCCTGTATTTTCCCACGCACAATGCGCCGGAAGCGCCGCAGCTTTTGCCGCGCGAGCGGCGTCTTCTGCTGCCGCTGGTCTGGCGGGAGAAGCCGCTGGGCGTGCTCATGCTCCACGGCGTGCGCGCGCGTGAAGTCCGGCCGCTGTTGCCCGCGCTGCCGGCCGTGGCCGCGCTCTGCCTGGAAAATCTGGCCCGCGTCAGGGCCGCGCGCACGGACGCGGGCACCGGCCTGGCCACGGAAGACGCCTTGTTCGCGCGCATGGAAGATGAGGCCGCGCGGGTACGCGCCCATCTGGACGATCCGGCCCGGCCCGACGGCAGGCCCGCGCCGCTGCACCGTTTGTGCATGGGGCTTGTGGTGCTGCGCTTGCGCAACGGCGAGGATCTGGCCCGCCAGGTCGGCTTTGCCTTTGGCGAGACATTTTTGCGCCGCGTGGCCGAGGCCTGCCGCGCCGCTCTGCCTTCGGACGTGCTGGCCGCCCGCGTGGGACGCCATGAGCTGGCCCTGCTGCTGTCCGCCAGCGGGCGCGGGGCCTGCCACAAGCTGGCCCGCGCGGCTCTGGGCCGCATGGAAACCGTGAGCCTGCCCGGCCCTCTGACCCGGCAGCCGATACGCCCTCTGCTCTGTGCCGGACACGCGCTCTATCCCCAGGACATGCAGGGGCCGGAACTGGTGCTGCCCATGTTCGAGCAGGCCCGTCTGCTCATGGCCCGGGCCCGTCTGGCCGCTGATGTGGCGGCACAGGGGCAGACCGGGGCGGGCGTGGGCGGCGAAAGCCGGATCATGCCCTTTGCCCGTATTCTTCAGGATGGCGGCGTGGTGCTGGAAAATCTGCCGCTGGGTCGCCTGCGCGTCAGCCTGGGCCGCCAGACCAAGGCCCGCGAGGGCCTGCGTTTCGCGGTCAGGGGAGCGGACGGCGCGGCCAGGGGCGAAATCGTGCTCCTGCAGGTGCGTGAACCGGATGCCGTGGCCGAAATCCTGCACCTGGAGGACGCGGCCCAGATCCCGGAGCCGGGCGACAGCCTGGCGCTGCTGGACGGCCTGCCCGTTCTGAGCCCTCCGGACATGGAAAGCGCGTTGGAAAACGCGGCGGACGCTTCCGCTCCGGGCGAACCGGATGCTTTGGAGCGACCGGGCGGCGCGCCGCAAACGGCGGCGGAGCCTGCCGCGCCGAAAGAATCCCCGGCACGGATGCCGTCCTCCGCCGCAACGGAAGAACGCGGCAACCGTGGGGAGCATGGCGGCCTGTACGGGCACGGCGACTTTTTAAACCTCTTCAACCGTGAGCGGGAACAATGCGCGCGTTTTACGCTGGCCATTGTGCGTCTGGTTCAAAGGAACGAGGCTGGCGGGAACGCCGCGCGCGAACCGGAACACGGCATGCGCAAGGCTCTGGAGCTCTGGCGGGCGCTGCTCGCTCCTGTCCGGGCCCAATCCGCGCCGCCGGAGGCCGGAGAGGTTGAGGCTTTCGGCGGACGCTACGGCAGCAACAGCCTGATTTTTTTCCATCCCGGCCGTGCCGCCGAGGACCTGCTGCCCGTGTATGCCCAGCTCTGCGCCGGATTGAAAAAGTACGGCCTGGAGGCCGCCGCCGGGCTGGCGGGTTATCCTTTCCTGCAGTTCCGCAAGGCGGAAATGCAGGACTGCGCTCTCAAGGCTCTGGAATACGCCCTGCTTCTGCCCGAACCCAAGGCGGGGGTCTGCAATTCCTTGGCGCTGAACATCAGCGCGGACCGGCGCTACAGCCTGGGCGACGTTTTCGGCGCGGTGGAGGAGTATAAACTGGCCTTGCTGGCGGATGAAGCCAACGTCATGGCCTGGAATTCTCTGGGCGTGTGCATGGCGGCCCTGGGCCGTCAGCACGAGGCGCGCCGTCATTTTCTGGAGGCCCTCAAGCAGAGCCCGGACGAGACGCGGGCCGCGCAGATCTGCTATAATCTGGGCACGGTCTGCCAGAATCTGGGCGAGCGGCGGGCCGCGGCCCGCTATTACCGCCAGTGCGTCAAAATCGCGCCGGACCATCTTTTTGCCCATATCCGCCTGGGACAGCTCTGCGAGCAGGGGGGCCGCCGCGGCGAGGCGCGGCGTTTCTATGAACGGGCCGCGGCCATTGAAGACGCCAGGCCGGGCGCGCCCAGCCTGGCCCGACGGCATCTGGCCCGTGTGGCCGCGCGCCAGCGGCGGGGCGGTGAGGCGCGGGAACTGCTGCACGAGGCTCTGCTGCGCAATCCCAATGACGCGGCGGCCATGCTGCTGCTGGCCAAAATCTACCTGGACGGCAATGAAGACCCGGCCATGGCCGAGCTGCTGGCCCGTAAAAGCGTGGGGCTGCACGACCGGCCCGAGGCCTGGCAGACTCTGGCCCGCGCCCTGCGCGCGCTGAACCGTGAAGAGGAGGCCCGCGTGGCCGACGCGCGCGCCCTGCTGGCCTGA
- a CDS encoding VWA domain-containing protein translates to MADITLARPQTGQHTVLDSAPDSRLVLRFPTDQATMERSGDNLVFSFDDGSSIELANFYTQYSQASMPDFEVDGTLVAGADFFNAFGPDLMPAAGPAAGAAARAARYNEFGNSDLLDGINHLNELDWGMGLDNPATENMNALGTVGGESAPAVEVGGVTPPPVPPASGPDQEPSPEPVPSPEPEPEPSPEPSPEPEPEPEPEPEPEPEPEPEPEPEPEPDISIGSDSKTVDEAVDKPHTTHGVIDVELAGAGTITVGNTSFEVPAAGVFSRTETIVSPGKGTLDLTVSRDENGKLTIQYEYDIAKGGAEHDKPELGTKEDKELSDSFDLSVSDGVNTAGGRLDITIVDGEPALALNEKGTGADTHEDGSADFSASFDFDYGMDDRDGANVSVKVDGVEVDLEHSDTVSVTDGAVSYHQSAAADTTEFGTRGQAHDVTVTVTDADGDSKTESVHLESVGVQVGNEGGNTIIGGSGSDIIIGDQGLTPAEQTEATYNISLVLDTSGSMKESLGNGQTRMQASVEALKNLVDSIAEQSGKDGLTVNIQLVGFSNEAKDSGWITLTQDNVDDLKAYLATLAATPFGETNYEAAFEKVLAAFQSLPESRGEVHNSVYFISDGNPNLLMINGKSVGQDYVYEHAEELGYPGLVHGELLNGDQGSYWSPWATDAQINAFIETHPEYAGSKKFDVQMAIMAEGKRQYVEYIEGRDNPFDHLAELGVGVNAGGFAGPGLDKETLDKFDNTGGSQILNNVDDLNALLNPGEVIPGIFAGKDVIYAGAGNDIAFGDHVTLVKGGVTLDGWEALQAAVAAAGGDGSDKESVYRFISEHPDFVSSLPEDSERDQPDLLLGGAGDDILAGMGGDDVLLGDGDDVKTAGGAVDQLHTLLGGHAQGSDLTAGVHDLVQSGKADEIHNFVDRIEGAEIEHNTDGDDYLFGGSGDDVLFGMGGDDKLYGGDGSDVLFGGSGNDFLDGGNDTDVDYLYGGLGNDILMYHPHDVIDGGSGVDVLLVGSNEDMDQLFRSDGSLDGNVSNVEMIVSGDINDLTSMKALEGIGVTVGDDSVSFGDGWTNVGGGHDGYDAYTNGSVTVEVSADSALQVTMNQLAEGNS, encoded by the coding sequence ATGGCGGATATTACCCTTGCCCGTCCGCAAACGGGACAGCATACAGTACTGGACAGCGCGCCCGACTCTCGCCTGGTTCTGCGGTTTCCCACGGATCAGGCCACCATGGAGCGCTCCGGCGACAATCTGGTCTTCAGTTTTGACGACGGCTCCAGCATTGAGCTTGCCAATTTTTACACCCAGTATTCACAGGCGAGCATGCCGGACTTTGAAGTGGACGGCACTCTGGTGGCGGGCGCGGATTTTTTCAACGCCTTCGGTCCCGACCTGATGCCCGCCGCCGGTCCCGCGGCGGGTGCGGCCGCCCGCGCCGCCCGGTATAATGAATTCGGCAACAGCGATCTGCTCGACGGTATCAATCATCTGAACGAGCTGGACTGGGGCATGGGTCTGGACAATCCGGCCACAGAAAACATGAACGCCCTGGGCACAGTCGGCGGTGAAAGCGCTCCGGCCGTCGAAGTTGGCGGCGTGACGCCGCCACCGGTCCCGCCCGCGTCGGGACCGGATCAGGAACCGTCTCCTGAACCTGTGCCCTCTCCGGAGCCTGAACCTGAGCCGTCTCCGGAACCGTCTCCTGAGCCTGAACCAGAGCCTGAGCCAGAACCGGAGCCTGAACCTGAACCGGAGCCGGAGCCGGAACCTGAACCAGAGCCGGATATCAGCATCGGCAGCGACAGTAAAACGGTGGACGAAGCGGTTGACAAACCCCATACGACCCATGGCGTCATTGACGTGGAACTGGCGGGCGCGGGGACGATCACCGTGGGCAACACTTCTTTCGAGGTGCCCGCCGCCGGCGTTTTTAGCCGGACGGAAACCATTGTTTCCCCGGGTAAGGGCACGTTGGACCTCACTGTGAGCAGAGATGAAAACGGCAAGCTCACGATTCAGTATGAGTACGACATCGCCAAAGGGGGCGCGGAACACGATAAACCGGAACTGGGCACCAAGGAGGACAAAGAACTTTCGGACTCCTTTGATCTGTCTGTCTCCGACGGCGTCAACACGGCCGGGGGGCGTCTGGACATCACCATTGTGGACGGCGAGCCCGCGCTTGCATTGAATGAAAAGGGCACCGGAGCCGACACGCATGAGGACGGCAGCGCCGACTTCTCGGCTTCCTTTGACTTCGACTACGGCATGGACGACCGTGACGGCGCGAATGTCTCCGTCAAGGTGGACGGCGTTGAGGTGGACCTGGAACACAGCGATACGGTGAGCGTGACGGACGGCGCCGTCTCCTACCATCAGAGCGCCGCCGCCGACACGACGGAATTCGGCACTCGCGGCCAGGCCCATGATGTGACGGTCACGGTTACGGATGCCGACGGCGACAGTAAAACGGAATCCGTGCATCTGGAAAGCGTGGGCGTGCAGGTGGGCAACGAGGGCGGCAATACCATCATTGGCGGTAGCGGTTCGGATATCATCATCGGCGATCAGGGTTTGACGCCAGCCGAACAGACAGAGGCCACCTACAATATTTCCCTGGTGCTGGATACCTCGGGTTCCATGAAGGAATCCCTGGGCAACGGTCAGACGCGCATGCAGGCTTCGGTGGAGGCTCTGAAGAATTTGGTGGATTCCATTGCCGAGCAGAGCGGCAAGGACGGTCTTACCGTCAACATCCAGTTGGTGGGTTTCAGCAATGAGGCCAAGGACTCCGGCTGGATAACTCTGACGCAGGACAATGTGGATGATCTGAAGGCTTATCTGGCCACGCTGGCCGCCACACCTTTCGGGGAGACCAACTACGAGGCGGCTTTCGAAAAGGTTCTGGCGGCCTTTCAGTCCTTGCCGGAGAGCCGGGGCGAAGTTCACAATTCCGTGTACTTCATCTCCGACGGCAACCCGAATTTATTGATGATCAACGGCAAGTCCGTGGGACAGGATTATGTCTATGAGCATGCCGAGGAACTCGGCTACCCCGGCCTGGTGCATGGCGAATTGCTGAATGGCGATCAAGGTTCCTACTGGAGCCCATGGGCCACGGACGCCCAAATTAACGCTTTCATAGAGACGCATCCGGAATATGCCGGAAGCAAGAAGTTTGATGTTCAGATGGCCATCATGGCGGAGGGAAAGCGGCAATATGTGGAATATATTGAAGGACGCGATAATCCGTTTGACCATTTGGCGGAACTGGGCGTCGGCGTTAATGCCGGTGGTTTCGCCGGTCCCGGTCTGGACAAGGAGACACTGGACAAGTTCGACAATACCGGCGGTTCCCAGATTCTGAATAATGTGGACGACCTCAACGCCCTGCTCAATCCCGGCGAGGTTATTCCCGGCATCTTTGCCGGCAAGGATGTTATCTACGCCGGAGCGGGCAATGATATCGCCTTTGGCGACCATGTGACCTTGGTCAAGGGCGGCGTAACCCTGGACGGATGGGAAGCCCTGCAGGCCGCCGTGGCCGCCGCCGGCGGCGATGGAAGCGATAAGGAAAGCGTCTACCGGTTCATCAGCGAACATCCTGATTTCGTCAGTTCCCTGCCCGAAGATTCGGAGCGCGACCAGCCCGACCTGCTGCTGGGCGGCGCGGGCGACGACATTCTGGCGGGCATGGGCGGCGACGACGTGCTGTTGGGCGACGGCGACGACGTCAAGACGGCGGGCGGCGCGGTGGACCAACTCCATACGCTGCTGGGCGGCCATGCCCAGGGTTCGGATCTGACCGCCGGAGTACACGATCTGGTGCAGAGCGGCAAGGCTGATGAAATCCACAACTTTGTGGACAGGATCGAAGGCGCGGAGATTGAGCACAACACCGACGGCGACGACTATCTCTTCGGCGGTTCGGGCGACGACGTGCTCTTCGGCATGGGCGGCGACGACAAGCTCTATGGCGGGGACGGCAGCGACGTGCTCTTCGGAGGCTCGGGCAACGACTTCCTGGACGGCGGCAACGATACGGACGTGGATTATCTTTATGGCGGCTTGGGTAACGACATCCTTATGTATCATCCCCATGACGTCATTGACGGCGGCTCGGGCGTGGACGTGCTGCTGGTGGGCAGTAACGAGGATATGGATCAGCTCTTCCGGAGCGACGGCAGCCTGGACGGCAATGTCAGCAATGTGGAAATGATCGTCAGCGGCGATATCAATGACCTGACCAGCATGAAGGCCCTGGAGGGCATCGGCGTCACCGTGGGTGACGACAGCGTCAGCTTCGGCGACGGCTGGACGAACGTGGGCGGCGGCCATGACGGCTATGACGCGTACACCAACGGCAGCGTCACCGTGGAAGTGAGCGCGGACTCCGCGCTGCAGGTCACCATGAACCAGCTGGCGGAGGGCAACAGCTAG